The window CAGCGCCACCCCGTCCGACGTCTTGCACTGCACCAGCTCTGCCTTCATGGCCGCGCCTCCTTGCCCGCCTCTGCTGACGCCGCCATTGTAGGGCGAGGCGTGATACGGGGCAAGCAATGCCACCAACCAATGCCACTGAGTAATACTAGAAGTCATACTTACGGTATGATATTATAATCGCCTGAGGTGAAATATGCCCGAATCAAAAGCAGCTAAAGTCGCCATCAGCCTCCCAAAAGATCTCCTGGAAGTAGCGGACCGCCTTGCCAAGGAGCGCTCCACCACCCGCAGTGCTGTCATCGTCGACCTCCTGAAGAAGGAAGAAGAAGCCCGCATACAGGCCCTTATGGAAGAGGGCTACCGTGAAATGGCCGAGGAAAATCGCCGGATTGCCAACGAGTTCTTTGAGAAGGATGTAGCCGATTTCTTTAAGCGCACCAAGTGGGACGAGCCTACCAATGGTTAGGAGAGGGGAAATCTATTGGCTTGAGCTTTCAGAAACTACTGGCTCCGAGCAATCCGGCCGCAGGCCCTTCCTAGTTATCCAAAACGACGCTGGCAATAGCACCAGCCCTACCACCATCGTTGCGGCCATCACCTCCCAACCTCGCCGCCGCCTCTATCCCTTCCGTGTCCCCTTCACCGCCCAGGAAAGCGGACTAAATCTGGATGGTACTGTTCTCTGCGAACAATTACGAACTATTGACCAGGGGCGGCTTGGAAGCATGGTTGGGTCCCTGCCTCAGAACCGGATGCGTGAAGTTGATAGCGCACTGCATAAAAGCTTAGGGCTGGAGCACTAAATCAAGGAAGCTGAAAGCCAAGGGATGAGAGGAGCTGGTTCTGAATTTACTAGAGGGATTCTAGAAAATCGCTTACTTTCAAGAATAAGTTAAACACTCAGAGGACTCATCAGTACGCTAAGTGGAATTCCGCTTAAGGTAGTGATCAGTCACTTCTCTGATAAGGTCTGACTTCATTGAGCTAAGTTCAGAGGAAATTTCCCGAAGAGA is drawn from SAR202 cluster bacterium and contains these coding sequences:
- a CDS encoding CopG family transcriptional regulator — encoded protein: MPESKAAKVAISLPKDLLEVADRLAKERSTTRSAVIVDLLKKEEEARIQALMEEGYREMAEENRRIANEFFEKDVADFFKRTKWDEPTNG
- a CDS encoding type II toxin-antitoxin system PemK/MazF family toxin, with the protein product MVRRGEIYWLELSETTGSEQSGRRPFLVIQNDAGNSTSPTTIVAAITSQPRRRLYPFRVPFTAQESGLNLDGTVLCEQLRTIDQGRLGSMVGSLPQNRMREVDSALHKSLGLEH